A genome region from Bacteroides stercoris ATCC 43183 includes the following:
- a CDS encoding magnesium transporter CorA family protein, protein MRKYLYSENGFVEKAEWKPNCWVNVECPDDNDFQFLTQELKVPESFLEDIADTDERPRTETEGNWLLTILRIPMQSNQHGIPFITVPIGIITNNDIIVSVCYHHTELIPDFIQHTRRKGIVVNNKLTLILRIIYSSAVWFLKYLKQINNDVATAEKELEKSIRNEDLLQLMKLQKTLVYFNTSIRGNEVMIGRLKNIFQDTDYLDLELLEDVVIELKQAYNTVNIYSDILTGTMDAFASIISNNVNAIMKRMTSLSITLMIPTLIASFYGMNVDIHLEGFPHAFVFIVLLSAILSAVTFIWFRKIKWF, encoded by the coding sequence ATGAGAAAGTATCTCTACAGCGAAAACGGCTTCGTAGAAAAAGCCGAATGGAAACCTAACTGCTGGGTAAACGTGGAGTGCCCGGACGACAACGATTTCCAATTCCTTACCCAAGAACTGAAAGTTCCCGAATCATTCCTTGAAGACATAGCCGATACGGACGAACGTCCGCGTACGGAGACCGAAGGCAACTGGCTGCTGACCATTCTGCGCATTCCGATGCAGAGCAACCAGCACGGCATCCCGTTTATCACTGTGCCCATCGGCATCATTACAAACAACGATATCATCGTTTCCGTATGTTATCATCACACCGAACTGATACCGGACTTCATACAGCATACCCGCCGCAAAGGGATTGTTGTCAACAATAAGCTGACACTGATTTTACGAATCATATACTCCTCCGCCGTATGGTTCCTGAAATATCTGAAACAAATCAATAACGATGTGGCCACCGCCGAAAAGGAACTGGAAAAGAGCATCCGTAACGAAGACCTTCTCCAGCTGATGAAACTGCAAAAAACACTGGTGTACTTCAACACTTCCATCCGCGGCAACGAAGTCATGATAGGACGGTTGAAAAACATCTTCCAAGACACGGACTATCTTGATTTGGAACTGCTGGAGGATGTTGTTATCGAACTGAAACAGGCGTACAACACGGTAAACATCTACAGCGACATCCTTACAGGGACAATGGACGCTTTCGCTTCCATCATTTCCAACAACGTGAATGCTATCATGAAACGCATGACAAGCCTTTCCATTACCCTGATGATACCTACGTTGATAGCCAGTTTCTATGGTATGAACGTGGATATACATCTGGAAGGATTTCCACATGCGTTTGTGTTCATTGTGTTGCTGTCCGCAATATTATCGGCCGTGACCTTTATATGGTTCAGAAAGATCAAATGGTTCTGA
- the gpmI gene encoding 2,3-bisphosphoglycerate-independent phosphoglycerate mutase yields MSKKALLMILDGWGIGDQGKDDVIFNTPTPYWDSLLATYPHSELQASGENVGLPDGQMGNSEVGHLNIGAGRIVYQDLVKINRACADGSILKNKEIVSAFSYAKEHGKNIHFMGLTSNGGVHSSFDHLFKLCDISKEYGIENTFIHCFMDGRDTDPKSGKGFIEQLTAHCEKSAGKIASIVGRFYAMDRDKRWERVKVAYDLLVNGEGKVASDMAQAMQESYDEGVTDEFIKPIVNANFDGTIKEGDVVIFFNYRNDRAKELTIVLTQQDMPEQGMHTIPGLQYYCMTPYDASFKGVHILFDKENVQNTLGEYLAANGKTQLHIAETEKYAHVTFFFNGGRETPYDAEERILVPSPKVATYDLKPEMSAYEVKDKLVEAINTKKFDFIVVNYANGDMVGHTGIYEAIEKAVKAIDECVKDTVEAAKANDYEVIIIADHGNADHALNEDGTPNTAHSLNPVPFVYVTANKNAKVENGVLADVAPSILHILGMKQPAEMTGKDLIIS; encoded by the coding sequence ATGAGCAAGAAAGCCCTTTTAATGATTCTTGATGGCTGGGGTATCGGCGATCAAGGTAAAGATGATGTGATTTTCAATACGCCTACTCCCTATTGGGACAGCCTGTTGGCCACTTATCCGCACTCGGAGTTGCAGGCAAGCGGCGAGAATGTCGGTTTGCCCGACGGACAGATGGGTAACTCGGAAGTAGGTCACCTCAATATCGGTGCAGGGCGCATCGTATACCAGGACTTGGTAAAGATTAACCGTGCTTGTGCCGACGGCAGCATCCTGAAGAACAAGGAAATCGTTTCCGCTTTCTCTTACGCGAAGGAGCACGGTAAGAACATCCATTTTATGGGACTCACCAGCAATGGCGGTGTACACAGTTCTTTCGACCATCTGTTCAAGCTTTGCGATATTTCAAAGGAATACGGCATCGAGAATACATTTATCCACTGCTTTATGGACGGTCGCGACACCGACCCGAAGAGCGGTAAAGGTTTCATCGAGCAGTTGACGGCACATTGCGAAAAGTCAGCCGGTAAGATTGCTTCCATCGTAGGCCGTTTCTATGCCATGGACCGCGACAAACGTTGGGAACGTGTGAAAGTGGCTTATGACCTGTTGGTAAACGGAGAAGGTAAGGTTGCTTCCGACATGGCCCAGGCCATGCAGGAGTCTTACGATGAGGGCGTAACCGATGAGTTCATCAAACCGATTGTAAACGCGAACTTCGACGGTACTATCAAGGAAGGTGACGTAGTTATCTTCTTCAACTATCGTAACGACCGTGCCAAGGAACTGACTATCGTGCTTACTCAGCAGGATATGCCCGAGCAGGGAATGCACACTATTCCCGGTTTGCAGTATTATTGCATGACTCCGTACGATGCTTCCTTCAAGGGTGTGCACATTCTCTTCGATAAGGAAAACGTACAGAATACCTTGGGCGAATACCTGGCAGCCAACGGCAAGACCCAGCTCCATATTGCCGAAACGGAGAAGTACGCCCACGTGACATTCTTCTTCAACGGCGGTCGCGAAACTCCGTACGATGCGGAAGAACGTATCCTTGTTCCGTCTCCGAAGGTGGCTACGTATGACCTGAAACCGGAAATGAGCGCTTACGAAGTAAAAGATAAACTGGTTGAGGCCATCAATACCAAGAAGTTCGATTTCATCGTAGTGAATTATGCGAACGGCGATATGGTGGGTCACACCGGTATTTACGAAGCCATTGAGAAAGCCGTAAAAGCTATCGACGAATGCGTGAAAGATACGGTGGAAGCTGCCAAAGCCAACGATTACGAGGTAATCATCATTGCCGACCACGGTAATGCCGACCATGCCCTGAACGAGGATGGTACGCCGAATACGGCCCACTCTTTGAATCCCGTTCCGTTTGTTTATGTCACGGCCAATAAGAATGCTAAGGTAGAGAACGGTGTATTGGCGGATGTAGCTCCTTCCATCCTGCATATTCTGGGTATGAAGCAACCTGCTGAAATGACTGGTAAAGACTTG